From the Coffea eugenioides isolate CCC68of chromosome 1, Ceug_1.0, whole genome shotgun sequence genome, the window TGATTATTCTCAGATTTCGCAGCAGATGATGTATCAAAGCCAGGCTCAAGTACAACAGAATACTAATAATACCCAGTTGTCGAACGCATCTGCTGGGGATAACTCGTACAGATTGCTGAGCTCTGTAAATTCCAACCGATTGACACCAACGAAGATTGAGAGTGGTGGTGGTATTTCAAATCTGATTCGTTATAATAGTTCACCGGCTGGATTATTTGCCAACATTAACATAGAAAATGGTATATTTTCTAGCTCCTAATCCTCCTTCTTGcttaattttctttgatttgtaTATAATCATGCTTCAAATGATAGTTGGGACAAATCTTTTGGCTgtggatttttctttttattttttttttctctttggtGCTTGAAATCAAGGTTTGCATCTTAATGGATTTGAAATAGATAAAGAAATATggcttttgaattttttccATATTTTTCTGTTGCAAATTTGGTGAATAAATTCATACTGTCTGGATGGCTCAAGGATCGCTTCTGTTTGTACTGTTGTAGACTAATATGTTAAGGATGTGTTAGATGTGATAAACGCAAGTGCTTTAAAGAACATCAAATGAATAAGAAAAACAGACAAATGTAGAAGGTGAGGCCAGGGGTATTACAGTCTAACTTCTGCTCTAAAGATGACAAACTTGCTTGAAGATCTAGTAAGAGACCAGAAGTGGATTTTGTTCATAGCATAAGCTTAGGCACCTGACTTTGTATATTAGGGCCTTTGAGTTATTTTCATGACAACTTCACAACTGGaatgctgctgaaattttttaacaaattacAGAGCATGGTGCAATGAGAGGCATGGGGAATTTTGGAGCTGGTAATAATGCTAATGCAGAAGCATCATTTTCTTCTGCAAGCAGGTTCAAAAGTCAAATGGATTTTTCATCAGCTCAAGCAACTTCTTCTGGCCTTATGTCTCCCATATCCGAAATTGACAGTACAGGCATGGGAGACAACAATCTTGGAGACAAAAAATTTGGGGAAGGTCAAAGAAATGATTCTGGTTATATAACAGGATTTCCAGTTACTTCTTGGGATGATTCAGCTTTGTTGTCTGATAGTTTCTTGAAAGGCCTTggagatgatgatgatgatagcAAGACACTGTCCAATGCAGTTGCATCAGAAAACCAGGTACAGTTTTATGCTCTAATGCTGTTGTCTGTTGCCTTTGATCTCAATCTAATTGCATATCAGTTTACTGATCAGAACAATGAAGGTCGAAATCGTCCTTCCACTCTATTGGCTCATCACTTGAGTTTGCCAAATACTTCTGATGAGTTGTCTGCTATTGAGACACTAATGCAAGATTCGGTACTTTGCAAACTTCGAGCAAAGAGGGGCTGCGCAACTCATCCACGGAGCATTGCTGAAAGGGTTGGACCTCTAATCAATTTCAGAATCTgattttcttcttgttcttctttaATACAATACACATTTAATGTTTGTTGGAATCTTGATTAGAATTTATTATCCTGTTATCCCTGTTTTCAATCAGTACTTATTATCCTGTTACAAGCTTGTAAATTTGTACAAGTCGTGCCAAGATTGGACTGATTGAACTCTAAAAcaggaaagaaataaaaaatcaagGCATGAttaaccaaaaggaaaaaagaagaagaatatgTTTAGTATTTGATCTAAATGTAATCCATTTCAGGTAAGAAGAACCAAAATAAGTGAACGGATGAGAAAGCTGCAAGAGCTTGTTCCCAATATGGACAAGGTAGAATGCTGCCTCAATATTTACCCTGATAACATTTGATCTATGCAATTTCTAATCGTGCTTTCCTCAATATTTACCCTAATAACAAGGTAGAATGCTTATCCTTTCCTTTCTgcattttctgttttttttgcAGCAAACAAACACGGCAGATATGTTGGATTTAGCTGTTGAATACATTAAAGATCTTCAAAAGCAAGTCAAGGTACCTCCTAAGGCTGTTATCATTCATAACACAAGTACAAATCCTACATTAATTTAAGTCTATTTTTAAGTGAAATGAAAATGACCTTTTCTGTTTTTTTGGGAACAAGTAGACGTTATCAGATAATCGTGCGAAGTGTACATGCTTCAACCAAAAAAGTTGTGGATCAGAAGGCTCAATGTAGGACATGCCTCCTTTCTGCAGTTTAAAGGAAAATTGATAAGTAGTTGGTGATGGAGACTGGAAAAGCAAAAAGTTAGATTCTGTTTTGATTTAAGTAGAAGGGAAGAATtcacccaaaaaagaaaatgaagaagaagagaagaatcATTTGCGTTCTGGGAACATGGAAGAGAAGCTTTGACTGTATTCAAAGCTGTACATAGAATAGTTTATGAGAACTTTTGGCTTGTACTTTTGCTTGATTAACTTATCTAATCAACATATTTTTATTAGTTCTTGAAAAGGACTGTTGTATACATCTCTAGTGTTTGCTGATTCGAT encodes:
- the LOC113748662 gene encoding transcription factor bHLH130-like isoform X2, producing the protein MDFQRSNQHQQMSGGLTRYRSAPSSYFSSFFDAAADIIPRSGGGFGGDDLDHFLNRFMPSNRVNAQAQDSNSNNSFANSMNMQQSQSQFVASMKQEAEVMQQPEQLQQLQQTNQNDYSQISQQMMYQSQAQVQQNTNNTQLSNASAGDNSYRLLSSVNSNRLTPTKIESGGGISNLIRYNSSPAGLFANINIENEHGAMRGMGNFGAGNNANAEASFSSASRFKSQMDFSSAQATSSGLMSPISEIDSTGMGDNNLGDKKFGEGQRNDSGYITGFPVTSWDDSALLSDSFLKGLGDDDDDSKTLSNAVASENQNNEGRNRPSTLLAHHLSLPNTSDELSAIETLMQDSVLCKLRAKRGCATHPRSIAERVRRTKISERMRKLQELVPNMDKQTNTADMLDLAVEYIKDLQKQVKTLSDNRAKCTCFNQKSCGSEGSM
- the LOC113748662 gene encoding transcription factor bHLH130-like isoform X1, which codes for MDFQRSNQHQQMSGGLTRYRSAPSSYFSSFFDAAADIIPRSGGGFGGDDLDHFLNRFMPSNRVNAQAQDSNSNNSFANSMNMQQSQSQFVASMKQEAEVMQQPEQLQQLQQTNQNDYSQISQQMMYQSQAQVQQNTNNTQLSNASAGDNSYRLLSSVNSNRLTPTKIESGGGISNLIRYNSSPAGLFANINIENEHGAMRGMGNFGAGNNANAEASFSSASRFKSQMDFSSAQATSSGLMSPISEIDSTGMGDNNLGDKKFGEGQRNDSGYITGFPVTSWDDSALLSDSFLKGLGDDDDDSKTLSNAVASENQFTDQNNEGRNRPSTLLAHHLSLPNTSDELSAIETLMQDSVLCKLRAKRGCATHPRSIAERVRRTKISERMRKLQELVPNMDKQTNTADMLDLAVEYIKDLQKQVKTLSDNRAKCTCFNQKSCGSEGSM